A single window of Deltaproteobacteria bacterium DNA harbors:
- the trpD gene encoding anthranilate phosphoribosyltransferase: protein MIKDAISKIIKNQDLTESEMISVVNEIMSGEASPAQIGAFLTALRIKGETVDEITGAAKVMREKSTKINAKGKKVVDTCGTGGDEAMTFNISTAAAFVAAGAGLTIAKHGNRSVSSKCGSADVLAALGVNIEVEVAKVEECLKEIGIGFLFAPMLHGAMKYAAPVRREIGIRTIFNILGPLTNPAGARCQVIGVYDDSLTDSIGKVLSNLGAEHAFVVHGEDGLDEITLAAQFERCLPSDLKGFSPSEHAEFILDIFKGKRSPKRDVVILNSAFAIVAGGVAKSIEEGIAAARGSIDSGLALEKLNKLKEMTNK, encoded by the coding sequence GTGATTAAAGATGCCATCTCCAAAATCATTAAAAATCAGGACTTGACTGAATCTGAAATGATTTCTGTTGTGAATGAAATCATGTCTGGCGAGGCTTCGCCTGCTCAGATTGGCGCATTTCTGACAGCATTAAGGATAAAAGGCGAAACAGTTGATGAAATAACAGGCGCTGCAAAGGTGATGAGGGAAAAGTCAACAAAGATAAATGCCAAAGGCAAAAAGGTCGTTGACACATGCGGCACAGGTGGGGATGAGGCAATGACATTCAATATCTCAACTGCCGCTGCATTTGTTGCAGCAGGCGCAGGGCTTACAATTGCAAAGCATGGGAACAGAAGCGTTTCATCAAAGTGCGGGAGCGCTGATGTTCTGGCCGCATTGGGCGTAAATATTGAGGTTGAAGTGGCGAAGGTTGAGGAGTGCCTTAAAGAAATCGGCATAGGTTTTTTATTTGCGCCCATGCTTCATGGCGCAATGAAATATGCGGCCCCCGTTAGACGCGAGATAGGAATAAGGACGATATTTAATATCCTCGGCCCGCTTACAAATCCTGCTGGCGCAAGGTGTCAGGTTATTGGTGTTTATGACGACAGCCTTACTGACAGCATCGGAAAGGTTCTATCAAACCTTGGCGCTGAACATGCATTTGTTGTCCACGGCGAGGATGGACTTGATGAGATTACGCTTGCCGCGCAATTTGAAAGGTGTCTTCCTTCAGATTTAAAAGGCTTTAGCCCTTCAGAACATGCAGAGTTCATACTGGATATATTCAAAGGGAAAAGGTCTCCGAAAAGAGATGTTGTTATATTAAATTCAGCATTTGCAATTGTCGCAGGCGGCGTTGCAAAATCCATTGAAGAAGGGATTGCAGCAGCAAGGGGCTCTATTGATTCAGGGCTTGCCCTTGAGAAATTGAATAAACTAAAAGAGATGACAAATAAATGA
- a CDS encoding DNA-directed RNA polymerase subunit alpha, translating into MHKNWLDLIKPKRLEVDKDTLTNTYGKFVIEPLERGFGVTIGNSLRRILISSLQGAAITSFRIEGMPTLSEFSVIPGIKEDMTEIILNLKQVRIKLHSAGQKVVRIKARGDGDVRAGDIICDSSVEILNPDLHILTISKDAKLDAEMVVKTGKGYVQAERNKEESQPVGTIPIDAIFSPITRVNYNVTHTRVGQRTDYNKLTIEIWTTGAVSSEEALAISAKILKEQLSVFITFDEKEEEKVVEEEVVEKKAALNENIFRPVDELELSVRSANCLKNADIKYIGELVQKTETEMLKTKNFGRKSLNEIKELITEMGLDFGMHLEGFPSREELDRMYFEKTDGKLQTA; encoded by the coding sequence ATGCATAAAAACTGGTTGGATCTAATCAAACCAAAAAGATTAGAGGTTGATAAAGATACCTTAACCAATACATATGGTAAGTTTGTAATTGAGCCTTTAGAGAGGGGCTTTGGTGTTACTATTGGTAATTCACTGAGGAGAATACTTATCTCCTCACTTCAGGGTGCTGCAATAACATCTTTTAGAATAGAAGGTATGCCGACCTTGAGCGAGTTTTCAGTCATACCGGGTATTAAGGAAGATATGACTGAAATTATATTAAATCTTAAGCAGGTGAGGATTAAACTCCATAGTGCAGGGCAGAAGGTTGTCAGGATAAAGGCAAGGGGTGATGGAGATGTCAGGGCAGGAGATATTATTTGTGACTCATCTGTAGAGATATTAAATCCTGATTTACATATTCTTACTATATCAAAGGATGCGAAATTAGACGCAGAGATGGTAGTTAAGACAGGCAAGGGATATGTTCAGGCAGAAAGAAATAAAGAGGAAAGCCAGCCTGTAGGGACAATTCCGATAGATGCGATATTTTCACCTATCACACGGGTTAACTATAATGTTACACATACAAGGGTTGGTCAGAGAACCGATTACAATAAACTGACCATAGAAATATGGACAACAGGTGCTGTATCATCAGAAGAGGCACTTGCAATTAGCGCCAAGATTTTGAAAGAACAGCTAAGTGTATTTATTACATTTGATGAAAAAGAAGAGGAAAAGGTGGTAGAGGAAGAGGTTGTAGAAAAAAAGGCTGCACTTAATGAGAACATCTTTCGTCCGGTAGATGAACTTGAATTATCTGTCCGTTCTGCCAACTGTCTTAAAAATGCAGACATAAAATACATTGGTGAACTTGTGCAAAAGACAGAGACAGAGATGTTAAAAACAAAGAATTTTGGAAGAAAGTCTTTAAATGAGATAAAGGAACTGATTACAGAAATGGGGCTTGATTTTGGAATGCATTTAGAAGGTTTCCCATCAAGAGAAGAACTGGACAGGATGTATTTTGAAAAGACAGACGGGAAGTTACAGACCGCATGA
- the trpC gene encoding indole-3-glycerol phosphate synthase TrpC: MKVQSNILDEIVFYKKRALEQKKKEVPLDILKKMVCDAEPTRDFAKAISGKGINIIAEVKKASPSKGVIRKDFNPVGIAKIYEKNGAAAISVLTEGKYFHGHIGYLSEIKEAVSLPLLRKDFIFDEYQIYESRAAGADAVLLIAGLLDKEELKEFLNLSYSLGTACLVEVHDRKEIEKVLSTNARLIGINNRDLKTFKTDLDTTINLIKDIPSDKIVVSESGINTHKDILRLKDAGVKAFLIGEALMKEPDIGKKLREMKGVTGIRC, encoded by the coding sequence ATGAAAGTTCAAAGTAATATCCTTGATGAGATAGTTTTCTATAAAAAAAGAGCTCTTGAACAGAAAAAAAAAGAAGTCCCATTAGACATTCTCAAAAAAATGGTGTGTGATGCAGAGCCGACAAGGGATTTTGCAAAGGCAATTTCAGGCAAAGGCATAAACATAATTGCAGAGGTCAAGAAAGCATCGCCGTCAAAAGGGGTTATCAGAAAGGATTTTAACCCTGTGGGAATAGCCAAAATCTATGAGAAGAACGGGGCTGCCGCGATATCGGTTCTCACAGAGGGAAAATATTTTCATGGACACATAGGCTACTTGAGCGAGATAAAAGAAGCGGTTTCTCTTCCACTTCTCAGAAAGGATTTCATCTTTGACGAGTATCAAATATACGAATCAAGGGCGGCAGGCGCAGATGCAGTCCTGTTGATTGCAGGGCTCTTGGATAAGGAAGAGTTAAAAGAATTTCTGAATTTAAGTTACAGTCTCGGCACGGCATGTCTTGTTGAGGTGCATGACAGGAAAGAGATTGAAAAAGTTTTGTCAACGAATGCAAGGCTAATAGGCATAAACAACAGAGATTTAAAGACATTCAAGACAGATTTGGATACAACCATAAACCTTATTAAAGACATACCTTCTGATAAAATCGTTGTCAGCGAAAGCGGGATAAATACGCATAAAGATATTTTGCGATTAAAGGATGCGGGTGTTAAGGCATTTCTAATTGGAGAGGCGCTGATGAAAGAGCCTGATATAGGAAAGAAGTTAAGGGAGATGAAAGGGGTAACAGGTATTAGATGTTAG
- a CDS encoding aminodeoxychorismate/anthranilate synthase component II gives MLLMIDNYDSFTYNLVQYLAELGEDVRVYRNDKITVREIEELKPDRIVISPGPCDPEKAGVSVDVIKTFARRIPLLGVCLGHQSIGYAFGGEIIKAKILMHGKTSKIYHDNKTIFEDIPNPFEATRYHSLVIKRESLPHCLEISAWTEDNEIMGVRYKNKSQESGVRSQEKTILEGVQFHPESILTKSGKDILRNFLNISRSRRSD, from the coding sequence ATGTTACTAATGATTGACAACTATGATTCCTTTACTTACAACCTTGTTCAGTATTTGGCTGAACTTGGCGAGGATGTAAGGGTGTATCGTAATGACAAAATCACTGTCAGAGAGATTGAGGAATTAAAGCCTGACAGGATTGTCATTTCACCTGGACCATGCGACCCTGAAAAGGCAGGGGTGTCTGTTGATGTAATCAAAACATTTGCGCGCAGGATTCCGCTTTTAGGAGTGTGCCTCGGACATCAATCTATTGGCTATGCCTTTGGCGGCGAGATTATAAAGGCAAAGATACTCATGCATGGAAAGACATCTAAAATCTATCATGACAACAAGACTATATTTGAAGATATCCCAAATCCTTTTGAGGCAACAAGGTATCATTCACTTGTTATAAAAAGGGAAAGTTTGCCTCACTGCCTTGAAATCAGCGCATGGACAGAGGATAATGAGATTATGGGCGTAAGGTATAAAAATAAGAGTCAGGAGTCAGGAGTCAGGAGTCAGGAGAAAACTATACTTGAGGGGGTTCAGTTTCATCCCGAATCAATACTGACAAAGTCCGGCAAAGATATATTGAGGAATTTTTTGAATATTTCAAGGAGTCGAAGAAGTGATTAA
- the trpB gene encoding tryptophan synthase subunit beta, which yields MKSRESGVRSQKVTQGISLENLPDKQGHFGIYGGRYISETLMPAVIELEKAYLKFKSDNNFKKELDYYLKEYVGRPTPLYFAERLTKKAGGAKIYLKREDLCHTGAHKINNTMGQILLAKRMGKKRIIAETGAGQHGVATATVAAMFGLECEIYMGTEDIERQKPNVFRMKLLGAKVNPVSSGSCTLKDAMNEALRDWVTNVWNTFYIIGSVAGPHPYPMLVRDFQSIIGREARGQIKNMTNRLPDFLVACVGGGSNAMGLFYPFLKDKNVKMFGVEAAGYGLKTGKHAASICAGKVGVLHGSKTYLLQDSDGQITHTHSVSAGLDYPGVGPEHSFLHDAGRIGYTAVTDKETLNAFKILSLSEGIIPALESSHAVAYAMKLASKLGKDKTIIVNLSGRGDKDLNTAAKEIGVEI from the coding sequence ATGAAAAGTCGGGAGTCAGGAGTCAGAAGTCAGAAAGTAACCCAAGGCATTAGCCTTGAAAATCTTCCAGACAAACAAGGACACTTCGGCATATACGGCGGAAGGTATATTTCAGAGACATTGATGCCTGCTGTTATTGAACTTGAAAAGGCATATCTGAAATTTAAGAGCGATAATAATTTCAAGAAAGAATTGGATTATTATCTGAAAGAATATGTCGGACGCCCTACACCCCTTTATTTTGCAGAGAGGCTTACAAAAAAGGCTGGCGGTGCTAAAATCTATTTAAAGCGGGAGGATTTGTGCCACACAGGGGCGCATAAAATCAATAACACAATGGGGCAAATCCTTCTTGCAAAGAGGATGGGGAAAAAGAGAATTATAGCTGAGACAGGCGCAGGCCAGCACGGTGTTGCAACAGCCACTGTTGCGGCTATGTTCGGTCTTGAGTGCGAAATTTATATGGGGACAGAGGACATTGAGAGACAGAAGCCGAATGTCTTCAGGATGAAATTATTAGGTGCAAAGGTGAACCCTGTTTCTTCTGGCAGTTGCACATTAAAAGATGCGATGAACGAGGCGTTAAGAGATTGGGTTACAAATGTCTGGAATACATTTTATATAATCGGAAGCGTTGCAGGTCCTCATCCGTATCCAATGCTCGTCAGGGATTTTCAATCAATCATAGGCAGAGAGGCGAGGGGACAGATAAAAAACATGACAAACAGATTGCCTGATTTCCTTGTCGCCTGCGTCGGCGGCGGGAGCAATGCTATGGGGCTTTTCTATCCATTTTTAAAGGATAAAAATGTAAAGATGTTCGGCGTTGAGGCAGCGGGCTATGGTCTTAAAACAGGCAAACACGCTGCGTCAATATGCGCAGGCAAGGTTGGCGTTCTGCACGGAAGCAAGACCTATCTTTTACAAGACAGCGATGGGCAGATAACACATACCCATTCTGTTTCAGCAGGGCTTGATTATCCGGGTGTCGGGCCTGAACACAGTTTCCTGCATGATGCAGGCAGGATTGGATACACAGCAGTTACTGACAAAGAGACTTTAAATGCCTTTAAGATTTTATCTTTATCAGAAGGCATAATCCCTGCTTTGGAAAGCTCTCATGCTGTTGCATACGCAATGAAACTAGCGTCAAAACTTGGCAAGGATAAGACAATCATTGTCAATCTTTCAGGCAGGGGGGATAAGGATTTGAACACTGCGGCAAAGGAGATAGGGGTAGAGATATGA
- a CDS encoding PIN domain nuclease yields MILVDTSVWIDFLTGRDTPHRRLLHRLLENEEEICITEIILAEILQGIKEDADYDTVKNYLLEFPIIKPNGIHSYIMAAEIYRKCRRYGKTVRKTIDCIIAAIAIENKVALFHNDVDFKVIKKQADLKTIEAVEMAREGLE; encoded by the coding sequence ATGATACTTGTTGACACAAGCGTATGGATAGATTTTTTAACAGGCAGGGATACCCCGCACCGCCGTCTTTTGCACCGCCTTTTGGAAAATGAAGAGGAGATTTGCATAACAGAGATTATCCTTGCTGAAATACTTCAAGGCATAAAAGAGGATGCAGATTATGATACTGTAAAGAATTACCTGCTGGAATTTCCAATTATCAAACCAAACGGCATTCATTCCTATATAATGGCGGCTGAGATTTATAGAAAATGCAGGAGGTATGGGAAAACCGTTAGAAAAACCATTGACTGCATAATCGCGGCAATAGCCATTGAAAATAAAGTCGCCCTCTTTCATAACGATGTTGATTTTAAAGTAATTAAGAAGCAGGCAGACTTAAAAACTATTGAGGCAGTGGAAATGGCAAGGGAGGGATTGGAATAA
- a CDS encoding type II toxin-antitoxin system VapB family antitoxin produces the protein MSRTNIELDDKIVKEAIKLTRIKTKKEIVNYAIEELVKKLRRKKMLELEGKVIWEGSLDEMRMTRA, from the coding sequence ATGTCAAGGACAAATATAGAATTAGATGACAAGATTGTAAAAGAGGCTATTAAACTAACGCGCATAAAAACCAAAAAAGAGATTGTCAACTATGCAATTGAAGAACTTGTAAAAAAACTCCGCAGAAAGAAGATGCTTGAACTTGAGGGGAAGGTTATATGGGAGGGAAGTCTTGATGAGATGCGGATGACAAGGGCATGA
- a CDS encoding phosphoribosylanthranilate isomerase has product MIKVKICGITNIKDALAAAEYGADALGFIFYKKSPRCVDVKTVRKIVKALPPFITAVGVFVNETKDKINKIVDEAGLDVIQLHGNEPPEFCNSLKKNVIKAFRISNLKSQISNLKLQEYNVSAFLLDTFKEGVEGGTGETFNWVLAKKAKGFACPRMSLSGGRIILAGGLTPENVAEAIRIVKPYAVDVSSNVEKKPGKKDLKKLKKFIERAKGIQ; this is encoded by the coding sequence ATGATTAAGGTCAAAATATGCGGCATAACAAATATTAAGGATGCCCTTGCAGCAGCAGAATATGGGGCGGATGCGCTGGGGTTTATTTTTTATAAAAAATCTCCCCGTTGTGTGGATGTTAAGACTGTAAGAAAGATTGTAAAGGCGCTTCCGCCGTTTATTACAGCGGTTGGTGTATTTGTCAATGAGACTAAAGACAAGATAAATAAGATTGTGGATGAGGCAGGGCTGGATGTTATTCAATTACACGGCAATGAACCGCCTGAATTTTGCAATAGTTTAAAAAAAAATGTTATAAAGGCATTCAGGATTTCAAATCTCAAATCTCAAATCTCAAATCTCAAATTGCAAGAATATAATGTTTCTGCATTCTTGCTTGATACATTTAAAGAAGGTGTGGAAGGGGGAACAGGGGAGACATTTAACTGGGTTCTTGCAAAAAAGGCAAAAGGATTTGCCTGCCCCCGAATGTCTTTATCGGGGGGAAGGATAATTTTAGCAGGCGGGCTTACGCCTGAAAATGTCGCAGAGGCAATAAGGATAGTCAAGCCTTATGCTGTTGATGTATCAAGCAACGTGGAAAAGAAACCCGGGAAAAAGGATTTAAAAAAGTTGAAGAAATTTATAGAAAGGGCAAAGGGAATACAATGA
- a CDS encoding transposase — protein MPLKKGKPFPKRPRLKYFEYAGYYAYFITILTKDRNPYLKESDVVEPIMAIMKDAAEKEMVLVDAFCFMPDHVHLLLRGADEDADVKKFMKLFKQKSGYWFKQRFQRSLWHLSYYDHVLREDEDIRETVMYILNNPVRKGIVSDYKEYSFNGSFTLDITCL, from the coding sequence ATGCCTCTTAAGAAAGGGAAGCCTTTTCCAAAGCGGCCGCGGTTGAAATACTTTGAGTATGCGGGATATTATGCCTACTTTATAACAATCCTGACCAAAGATAGAAACCCTTACTTGAAAGAATCTGATGTTGTGGAGCCGATAATGGCTATCATGAAAGACGCGGCAGAGAAGGAAATGGTATTGGTAGACGCCTTTTGTTTTATGCCTGACCATGTGCATTTGCTGTTGAGAGGAGCAGATGAAGATGCCGATGTGAAGAAATTTATGAAACTCTTTAAGCAAAAGAGCGGATATTGGTTTAAACAAAGATTTCAAAGAAGCCTCTGGCACTTGAGTTATTATGACCATGTCTTAAGAGAAGATGAGGATATTAGAGAAACGGTGATGTATATATTGAATAACCCGGTTAGAAAAGGGATTGTATCTGATTATAAAGAATATTCGTTTAATGGTTCTTTTACTTTGGACATAACATGTTTGTAA
- the rplQ gene encoding 50S ribosomal protein L17, translating into MRHNRDEKRFDRKVGHLRCMMANLTNSLFASGRIKTTTAKAKQLRSIADKMVTLGKKGSLAAERQAVAFMRDKGVVKKLFKEIAPKYKDRNGGYTRILKLGVRTGDSAHMSYIELVEEGVVKKSGKKPAVMRTGGSRGAEKTV; encoded by the coding sequence ATGAGACATAACAGGGACGAAAAGAGATTTGACAGAAAAGTAGGGCACTTAAGGTGCATGATGGCAAACCTCACAAATTCCCTTTTTGCCAGCGGCAGGATAAAGACCACTACTGCAAAGGCAAAACAGCTACGTAGTATTGCTGACAAGATGGTTACCCTTGGCAAGAAAGGGAGTCTTGCTGCTGAAAGGCAGGCAGTGGCATTTATGAGGGATAAGGGTGTTGTAAAAAAACTCTTTAAAGAAATAGCCCCAAAATATAAAGACAGGAATGGCGGTTATACAAGGATACTTAAATTGGGTGTAAGGACAGGTGATTCTGCCCATATGTCGTATATTGAACTGGTTGAAGAAGGGGTAGTGAAAAAGTCGGGCAAGAAGCCGGCGGTAATGCGGACAGGAGGGTCAAGAGGGGCTGAAAAAACTGTGTAA
- a CDS encoding HD domain-containing protein, whose product MLLEKSHFKSEIEIKKKFDELKTLYEIGSILVSSLDQHVIRTQVVAAITKLINVEAGSLLMVDEEKKELYFEVALGEKGDEVKEIKLKIGEGIAGWVAEHGQSVLVPDVVNDVRFSKKADDKTKFVTKNILCVPVKIKGKVIAVLQAINKIDDSFTQDDLDILEMFSNQVAIALDNARLYSEIKETFIATIEALAEAIEKRDPYTGGHTRRVLNYSLAIAMYLNMSNDDEETLKFSAILHDIGKIGIDDSILSKQMPLKKEEADIMKRHTIYGSDILGHVKHLKGLIPGMFAHHERPDGKGYPMGLEGDEIPLIAKIISVADAYDAITTDRPYRKGLAPNDAVNEIRRCAGTQFDKDVVDAFIKAFENGEI is encoded by the coding sequence ATGTTATTGGAAAAAAGTCATTTTAAAAGTGAGATTGAAATTAAAAAGAAATTTGATGAGTTAAAAACACTATATGAGATTGGCAGTATCCTTGTATCTTCTCTTGACCAGCATGTTATCAGAACGCAGGTAGTAGCGGCAATTACAAAACTTATAAATGTTGAAGCAGGTTCACTCCTCATGGTTGATGAAGAAAAAAAGGAACTCTATTTTGAAGTGGCACTTGGTGAAAAAGGTGATGAGGTTAAAGAAATCAAACTTAAGATTGGTGAGGGTATTGCAGGCTGGGTAGCAGAGCATGGGCAGTCTGTGCTGGTTCCTGATGTTGTAAATGATGTGCGGTTTTCCAAAAAGGCTGATGATAAAACAAAGTTCGTAACAAAAAACATACTTTGCGTCCCTGTTAAAATCAAGGGAAAGGTAATAGCAGTCTTACAGGCAATAAACAAAATAGATGATTCTTTTACACAAGATGACTTAGACATTCTTGAGATGTTTTCAAATCAGGTTGCAATAGCACTGGATAATGCGAGGCTCTATAGCGAAATCAAAGAGACCTTTATTGCAACTATAGAGGCACTGGCAGAGGCGATTGAGAAACGGGACCCATATACAGGCGGACATACAAGGAGGGTGTTGAATTACAGTCTTGCAATAGCAATGTATCTGAACATGTCCAATGATGACGAGGAAACCCTGAAATTTTCTGCTATCCTGCACGACATTGGCAAAATAGGTATTGATGATAGTATACTGTCCAAGCAGATGCCTCTTAAAAAAGAAGAGGCAGATATTATGAAAAGGCACACTATATATGGTTCAGATATACTTGGGCATGTAAAGCATCTTAAAGGACTTATCCCTGGCATGTTTGCCCACCATGAGAGACCTGACGGCAAGGGGTATCCAATGGGTTTGGAAGGGGATGAAATACCTTTAATAGCAAAGATAATATCTGTAGCAGATGCCTATGATGCAATAACAACAGACAGGCCGTATAGAAAGGGTCTTGCTCCTAATGATGCTGTCAATGAAATCAGAAGATGCGCTGGGACGCAGTTTGATAAAGATGTGGTAGATGCATTTATTAAGGCATTTGAAAATGGAGAAATATAA
- the trpE gene encoding anthranilate synthase component I: MDTPVSAFKKVDSGEDAFLFESVEGSEKWGRYSFIGVGSRIVFRNKGDNIEIIEGDKVINKKGAPLSILQEILARFTPVEVMGLPRFYGGAVGYIGYDMVRFFEHLPDTSKRDVDIYDSVFLITQSLLIFDNLEQKIKVVYNAVIDDKPEKVYREAIEKIDGIVDRLKSPASKTSQESKVKSQEVKETALSSNFSREGFLNAVLKAKEYIKAGDVIQVVLSQRFNTKLDVEPFDIYRSLRVVNPSPYMFYMRLDGLELIGSSPEILVRVEGKDIDVRPIAGTRPRGKTIDEDKNLEHDLLNDPKEIAEHIMLVDLGRNDIGRVSQTGTVDVNEFMTVERYSHVMHIVSNVHGKLEDDKNSFDAVRACFPAGTLTGAPKVRAMEIIEELEPCKRGAYGGSVGYFGFSGTMDMAITIRTLVIKDNNIYVQAGAGIVADSIPENEYQETINKAKAMLKAVELAREGLE; this comes from the coding sequence ATGGACACACCTGTATCTGCATTTAAAAAGGTAGATAGCGGTGAAGATGCCTTTCTCTTTGAAAGTGTTGAAGGAAGTGAGAAATGGGGCAGGTACAGTTTTATAGGGGTAGGCTCCAGAATTGTATTCAGGAACAAGGGTGACAATATAGAGATTATTGAAGGTGATAAGGTTATAAATAAAAAAGGTGCCCCTTTATCCATACTGCAGGAGATACTTGCAAGGTTTACACCTGTGGAGGTTATGGGGCTTCCCAGATTTTATGGCGGTGCTGTGGGCTATATCGGTTATGATATGGTCAGGTTCTTTGAGCATCTCCCTGATACAAGTAAAAGGGATGTTGATATATACGATTCTGTTTTTTTAATAACGCAGTCCCTTCTCATATTTGATAATCTGGAACAGAAGATAAAGGTTGTGTATAATGCGGTTATAGATGATAAGCCTGAAAAGGTTTATAGAGAGGCTATAGAAAAGATAGATGGGATTGTTGACAGACTGAAATCACCTGCTAGTAAAACAAGTCAAGAGTCAAAAGTCAAAAGTCAAGAGGTTAAAGAAACTGCACTCTCTTCCAATTTTTCCAGAGAAGGATTTTTAAATGCAGTATTAAAGGCAAAGGAGTATATCAAGGCAGGCGATGTTATTCAGGTTGTTCTCTCTCAGCGGTTTAATACAAAACTGGATGTGGAGCCTTTTGACATATATAGGAGTTTACGGGTTGTAAATCCATCTCCGTATATGTTTTATATGAGGCTTGATGGTCTTGAACTTATCGGTTCATCGCCCGAGATTTTAGTAAGGGTTGAGGGCAAGGATATTGATGTGAGGCCGATTGCAGGCACAAGACCGCGGGGTAAAACCATTGATGAAGACAAAAATCTTGAGCATGATTTGCTTAATGACCCAAAAGAGATTGCAGAGCATATAATGCTTGTTGATTTAGGGAGAAATGATATTGGCAGGGTCTCTCAAACAGGGACAGTTGATGTGAACGAATTTATGACAGTTGAGAGATACTCGCATGTGATGCATATTGTTTCAAATGTCCACGGCAAACTGGAGGATGATAAAAATTCCTTTGACGCTGTCCGCGCATGTTTTCCAGCAGGGACTTTAACAGGTGCCCCAAAGGTAAGGGCAATGGAAATCATAGAAGAACTTGAGCCTTGCAAGAGAGGGGCTTACGGAGGCTCTGTTGGATATTTCGGTTTTTCAGGAACTATGGATATGGCAATTACAATAAGGACGCTTGTTATAAAAGATAATAATATATATGTTCAGGCAGGCGCAGGCATTGTTGCTGACTCAATACCTGAAAATGAATATCAGGAGACAATAAACAAGGCAAAGGCGATGTTAAAGGCAGTAGAACTCGCAAGAGAGGGATTGGAGTAA